The Campylobacter armoricus sequence TCATTTAATACATAAGCTACCAAAGAAAGATTACGCACGATAATATTTTCTTCATAATTGCACGCAAATTTATGCGTATAAAAATTACTCGCAAAACTCTCTTTAATACTTTCTTGATCAAAACCAAAAGTATTAGCACATAAAAATTTACTCACTAAAGCAGATTTAATCAAACCTTGCAAGTCAATCACAACATCATATTTGTTTTGTCTTGCTTCAAAAAGCATAGCAAAAACTTCTTTAAATTTTCTATCTTTCAAAGGCAGGGCATATACTTCATTAATCATTGGATGATCTTGCAACAAACCTGCAAATCTTGCATCTACAAACCAATCAATACTCGCCTTAGGATAATGCTTTTTAATAAATTGCAAAACAATCACCGCATGGATGATATCTCCAAGTGCAGATAATTTAACCAATCCTATTTTCATATGCTACTTTATTTTTAAATTTTCTGTTATGATTGTAACAAAGATTTTTTTAAAAAAAGGTTTATTATGCAAGAATATATTTGTGTGTTTGATTGTGAAAGTATTCCTGATATAGAGCTAATTAAACACATTTATGATTTTAATGGCGATGATTTAAGTATTAGCAAACAAGCTTTAAGTAAGCAAAAAGAAGAAAGCGGAAGTGAGTTTTTACCCTTACCTTTTCATAAAATTATAAGCATTTGTGCAGTGATTGCAGATAAATTTGGAAATTTCATAAAAGTTAATAAAATCAAAGGCGAGAGTGAAAAACAAATGCTAGAAGAATTTTTTAACTTCATAGAAAAACACCAACCTCGTCTTGTTAGCTTTAATGGTAAAAGCTATGATATGCCTTTGCTTGTCATAAGAGCTTTAAAGTATAATATCAACGCAAGTGCGTATTTAGATGCAAGTGATAAATGGAATAATTACAAAAGTAAATTTGCTGAAGAAAAGCATTGTGATTTATTAGAATCTTTAGGAAGTTTTGGTCAAAAAGGTTTAAGGCTCGATACACTTTGTGCTATGGCAGGACTTCCTGGAAAGTATGATATGCATGGAAATGAAGTATTAGAACTTTTCTATCAAAACAAAGTAGAAAAAATTCACGAATATTGTGAAAGTGATGTGCTAAATACCTATATGTTATTTTTAAAATACGAACTCATTAAAGGAAATTTAACTCAAGAAGATTATCTAAATATTTTGGAGCATTTTAAAGAACAGCTTTTACAAAAACATAGCGATAAAAGTTATCAAAAACCATTTTTAGAGGCCATAGAAAAAGAAAAAAATAAGTTTTAAATTAATTAAGAAAAGTATATTAAAATAACTATTATTAAACATCACAAAAAGGATAAAAATGAAAATTTTAATCACCGGTGGCGCAGGATACATAGGTTCTCATACTTTAAAACAATTTTTAGAAACAAATCATGAAATTTGTGTGTTAGATAATCTTTCAAAAGGTAGCAAAAAAAGCTTAGATGAACTTTCTAAGATTAAACCTTTTAAGTTTTTTGAGCAAGATTTAAGCGATTATGCTGGGATTAAAAAACTTTTTAAAGAAGAAAAATTTGATGCGATTGTGCATTTTGCAGCAAGTATTGAAGTGCCTGAAAGTATGGAAAATCCTTTAAAATACTATATGAACAACACCGCAAATACAAGCAATTTAATCCAAACTTGTTTAGAAACAGGTGTAAAGAAATTCATTTTTTCTTCAACCGCAGCTACTTATGGAGAGCCACAAACTCCTATCGTAGATGAACAAAGTCCGTTAGCACCGATTAATCCTTATGGGCAAAGCAAACTAATGAGTGAAAAAGTCTTACAAGATGCTAATATGGCTAATCCTGAATTTAAATACTGCATTTTAAGGTATTTCAATGTAGCAGGTGCTTGCATGAGTTATCCTATAGGTCAACGCTATCCAAAAGCTACTTTGCTTATCAAGGTTGCTGCTGAAGTAGCCATGGGAAAAAGAGAAAAGCTTTATATTTTTGGCGATGATTATAATACCAAAGATGGCACTTGTATAAGAGATTTTATCCATGTTGATGATATTTCAAGTGCGCATTTAGCCGCTTTAGAATACCTAGAGAATAACGAAAGCAATATTTTCAATGTTGGCTATGGACATGGCTTTAGTGTAAAAGAAGTTATTGAAACCATGAAAAAAGTAAGTGGAGTTGATTTTAAAGTAGAGCTTGCACCAAAAAGAGCTGGGGATCCTTCTGTACTTATTTCAAATGCAGATAAAATCAAAACTCTAACTAATTGGAAACCAAAATATGATGATTTAGAATTAATCTGCAAAAGTGCTTATGAGTGGGAAAAACAGTGTTAAAAAAACTTTTTTATATACTCAATGCCCATGATAAGAAATTTTTATTTGCTTTACTTATTTTTTCTATTTTTATAGGATTTATAGAAAGCTTTGCTATTTCTTTAATCATGCCTTTTGTATCAGTGGCGAGTAATTTTGAGCTTTTAGAAAAAAGCTCCTATTTTCAACCTATATATGAGTATTTAAATTTACCAAGTTATAAAATTATTGCTTATTTTGGCTGTATATTAATCGCCTTTTATATTTTTAGAGCCTTTTTAAATGCTTTTTATTTTCATTTGCTCGCACGCTTTTCTAAAGGGCGCTATCACAGCCTTGCTTGTCGTATTTTTGATAAATACTTACATCTTGAATATGAAAATTTTACTAATAAAAATCAATCAGAACTTTTAAAAACTATCACTCAAGAAGTATTTCATTTAAGCACTTTAATTAGTGCATTTTTGCTTATGCTAAGTGAAAGCTTTGTGGTGTTTTTGCTTTATACTTTATTGCTAATTATCAACTATAAAATCACCCTAGCTTTAAGTGCTTTTTTACTTTTAAATGCTTTTATTTTGATTAAAATTCTCTCACCCTTAGTGAAAAAAGCTTCCATAGCTAGAGAAGAGGCGATGAAAAATTATTTTGAAATTTTAAATGCAAATTTAAACAATCTTAAAATCATCAAACTCAAAACCAAAGAACAAAGCACACAAAAGCTTTATGAAATTCAAAGTGGGCTTTTTGCCAAAGCAAACATTAGCAATGAAAGCATGTCAAGCATACCTAGAATTTATCTCGAAGGTATAGGTTTTTGTATGCTTTGTTTTATCGTGGTGTATTTGGTTTTAAGATATGAAAGTGATATTTCATCTATTTTAGCAACTATTACCATTTTTGTAGTAGCTCTTTATAGGCTTATGCCAAGTGCAAATCGTATCATTACAAGTTATAATGAAATCACATATTATAAAAACTCTTTAGATATTATTTATAACATACTTAATGAAAAAGAAGAAAAGCTAGGTGATGAAAATATTGAATTTAAAGAAAAAATCGCTTTAAAAAATCTTTTCTTTGCTTATAAGGGTAAGAAAAATTTATTTAAAAATTTAAATTTTACACTTAAAAAAAATGAAAAAATCGCTTTTATAGGCAAAAGTGGGAGTGGAAAAAGCACTTTGGTCGATCTTATCATAGGTCTTTTAAAACCAAGTGATGGAACAATTTTTGTTGATAGTGTTAAATTAAGCGAAAATAATTTAAAAAGTTTTAGAAGTAAAATTGGCTACATACCTCAACAAATTTATCTTTTTAATGATTCTATTGCTAAAAATATTAGTTTTGGAGAAGAAGTTGATGAAAAACTTTTACATAAAGTTATAAAACAAGCTAATCTTGAAAGTTTTGTTAATTCACTTGAAGATGGAGTGCATACCAAGGTAGGTGATTCAGGTTCGTTTTTAAGTGGCGGACAAAGACAAAGAATAGCCATAGCAAGAGCACTTTACCAACAACCTGAAATTTTAGTTTTAGATGAAGCAACTAGTGCTCTTGATCAAGAAAGTGAAGCAAAAATTATGGAAGAAATTTATAAAATTTCAAAAGATAAAACTTTAATCATCATCGCTCATAGACTCTCAACCATACAAGGCTGTGATAGAGTATTTGAAGTAGATCATGGAAATTTAAAGGAACAAGTATGAAAATCACTTTCATTATAGCGACTTTAAATTCAGGTGGTGCTGAAAGAGTATTAGTCACTTTAGCTAATGAGTTTTGTAAAAATCATGAAATAAATATTATTAAATTTCATAAAGAAGACTCATTTTACAAGCTTGATCCAAAAATCAACCTTTTCACCCTAGAACAATTTGACTTTTCTACTCTTTATAATAAAATAGTCTCACGCATTAAAAAATTCAAAGCTTTAAAACAAGCACTTAAAAACCATGAAAGTGATGTTTTTATCTCATTTTTAGATACAACCAATATTGCTTGTATTTGGGCAAACAAAGACTCAAATATACCTTTAATCATTAGTGAACATAGCTCTTATACTTATTTAAAATCTAAAATTTGGAAATTTTTACGCCGTATAAGTTTTCCTTATGCTAATGCTTTAACAGTGCTAAGTAATGATGATAAAAAATACTATGAAAGCTTTGTTAAAAAAGTTATCAATATGCCAAATCCTTGCCATTTTCACCCCATAAAAGAAAATTTAGAAAAAGAAAATAATGTCATTTTCGTAGGCAGACTTGATCATAACAAAAACGCTTCAATGTTTTTAAAAGCTATTGCAAGGTTGGATAAAAATTTACAAAATCAATATAATTTTTTAATAGCAGGTGATGGAGAATTAAGACAAGATTTAGAACTAGAAGCCAAGAGTTTAAATATCAAAGTTCAATTTTTAGGTAAAGTTGAAAATATGCAAGAATTATACAAAAAAGCAAAAATTATTTGTCTTTGTTCTTTTATAGAAGGTTTGCCAACGATTTTACTTGAAAGTTTATATTATCAAGTAGCACGCATTAGTACTAAATACACAAGTGGTCACAAAGATTTAATCGATGATGGTAAAGATGGGTTTTTAGTAGATTTAGATGATGAAAAGGCTTTAAGTGAAAAACTCACCCTTTTAATGCAAGATGAAAATTTAAGAAAAGAATTAGCACTCAATGCTCAAAAACGATGTAAAGATTATGAAGTAGCCAATGTGGCACAAAAGTGGCTTGGTTTAATCAAAGAAGTAAGGGTTTAAAATGAAAAAACTTGCAATTTTTATATATTCTTTAGGAAGTGGTGGTGCTGAAAGAGTTGTATCCACATTGCTACCGATTTTAAATTTGAAATACGAAGTACATTTGATTTTGATGAATGATAAAATTTCATATGATATTCCTGAAGTTAATATTCATTATCTTGAAAAATCAATCCCAAGCGAAAGTAATTTAGCCAAATTTTTAAAACTACCCTTACTAGCTATGAAATACAAAAAACTTTGTGAAGATTTAAAAATAGATTTACAATTTGTATTATTAAATAGACCTAATTATATTGCATTAATGGCAAAATCTCTAGGACTTAAATCAACTCTTATCATCAATGAATGCACCACTCCAAGTGTGATTTATAAACACAATAATCTAAATTCTTTTATCAATAAATTTCTTATAAAAAAGCTTTATAATAAAGCAGATTTAATCTTAGCAAATTCTTTAGGCAACAAAGAAGATTTAATACAAAATTTCAACATAGAAGCTAAGAAATGTGATATTTTATACAATGCCATAGATTTAGAGAATATTTTAGAAAAATCTAAAGAGAAAATAGACTTTAAAGAGCCTTTTATACTAAGCGTTGGAAGGCTTGATCATGGTAAAAATCATACTATGCTTATAAGAGCTTATGCAAAAGTTAAAACTGATTTAAAATTAGTCATTTTAGGTGAGGGTATTTTAAAAGATGAGCTTTTAGCTTTAATTGAAGAATTAAATTTAAAAAATAAAGTCTTTTTGCTAGGTTTTGATAAAAATCCTTATAAATACATGAGTAAATGTGATTTTTTTGCTTTTGCTTCAAGTTTTGAGGGTTTTTCAAATGTTTTAATCGAGTGCTTAGCTTGTAATTGTGCTGTGCTTTGTACTGATCACAAAAGTGGTGCAAGAGAGTTATTTTTAAATGATGAATTTGGGCTTTTAGTAAAGGTAGATGATGAAAAAGCTATGCAAGAAGGTTTAGAAAAAATGTGTAATGATGAAGAATTAAAAACAAACTATAGACAAAAAGCTTTTTTGCGTGCAAAAGAATTTGATAAAATTAGCATAGCAAAGCAATTGTTTGAATTTTTTAATAAGGTTTAAAATGAAATTTCAGCAAAACTTTACTAGTAATAATTCTATAAAATATACTTGTGTTTTAATCCTTCTAGCTTTTGCTTTTAGTATTTTGTGTAGATTATACTGGGTAGCTTGGGCGAGTGAGTTTTATGAGTTTTTCTTTAATGATCAACTTATGATCACAACTAATGATGGTTATGCTTTTGCAGAAGGTGCAAGAGATATGATAGCAGGCTTTCATCAAGCTAATGATTTATCTTATTTTGGAAGCTCACTTTCTACTTTAACTTATTGGCTTTATAATATTTTACCTTTTAGCTTTGAAAGTATTATTTTATATATGAGTACTTTTTTTGCTTCTTTGATTGTTGTGCCTATTATATTAATCGCAAGAGAATACAAACTCACTACTTATGGCTTTATAGCAGCTTTGCTTGCAAGTATTGCAAATAGTTATTATAACCGCACTATGAGTGGGTATTATGATACTGATATGTTGGTTTTAGTTTTACCAATGTTTATTTTGCTTACTTTTATACGCTTAACTATCAATAAAGATATTTTCACCCTTCTTTTAAGTCCGATTTTCATCATGATTTATTTATGGTGGTATCCATCAAGCTATTCTTTAAATTTTGCCATGATAGGACTTTTTGGACTTTATATTTTAGTATTTCATAGAAAAGAAAAGATTTTTTATCTAGCTATTGCTTTAATGATTATTGCTTTAAGTATGCTAGCATGGCAATATAAACTTGCTTTTATTGTATTGTTATTTGCTATTTTTGCTTTTAAAGAAGAAAAAATCAATTTTTATATGATTTGGAGTCTGATTTTTATCAGTATATTGATTTTGTTTTTGAGTGGTGGTTTAGATCCTGTTTTATACCAGCTAAAGTTTTATGTTCTCAAAGCTTCAGATGTACAAAATTTAAAAGATGCTGCTTTTGTATATTTTAATGTTAATGAAACCATTATGGAAGTAAATACCATTGATCCTGAAGTATTTATGCAAAGAATTAGCTCTAGTGTTTTGGTATTTATTCTTTCTTTTATAGGTTTTATCTTACTTTGTAAAGATCACAAAAGTATGCTTTTAGCCCTACCTATGCTTGCTTTAGGTTTTATGGCTTTAAGAGCTGGGCTTAGATTTACCATTTATGCAGTTCCTGTAATGGCTTTGGGTTTTGGATACTTTTTATATGCATTTTTTAATTTTTTAGAAAAAAAACAAATAAAACTTAGTTTAAAAAATAAAAACATCTTACTAATATTCATTACATTTTTTAGCATAATACCTGCCTTATTACATATATATTATTATAAATCATCTACCGTTTTTACTTCTTATGAAGCTAGTATTTTAAATGATTTAAAAAATAAAGCTCAAAGAGAAGATTATGTTCTTACTTGGTGGGATTATGGTTATCCAATACGCTATTATAGTGATGTAAAAACCTTAATCGATGGTGGAAAACACCTAGGAAAAGATAACTTCTTCTCATCTTTTATCTTAAGCAAAGAACAAATTCCAGCAGCTAATATGGCAAGACTTAGTGTGGAATATACAGAAAAATCTTTTAAAGAAAACTATCCTGATATTTTAAAAGCTATGGTTAAAGATTATAATCAAACAAATGCTACAAATTTTTTAGAAAGTTTAAATAATAAAGATTTTAAATTTGATACTAACAAAACAAGAGATGTATATATTTATATGCCTTATAGAATGTTACGCATTATGCCTGTTGTAGCTCAATTTGCAAATACAAATCCTGATAATGGAGAACAAGAAAAAAGTTTATTTTTCTCTCAAGCTAACGCTATAGCTCAAGATAAAACCACAGGTTCTGTTATGCTTGATAATGGAGTAGAAATTATCAATGATTTTAGAGCTTTAAAACTAGAAGGTGCGACTATACCTTTAAAAGCTTTTGTAGATATAGAATCAATCACTAATGGCAAATTTTATTACAATGAAATTGATTCAAAAGCTCAAATTTATTTACTCTTTTTAAGAGAATACAAAAGCTTTGTGATTTTAGATGAAAGTCTTTACAATAGTTCTTATATACAGATGTTTTTATTAAATCAATACGATCAAGATTTATTTGAGCAAATTACCAATGATGCAAGAGCAAAAATTTATAGGCTAAAAAAATGAAAATAGGAATTTTAACCCATAGTGCAATGAGTGTGTATTATTTTCGTCTTGCACTCATTAGAGCTTTAGAAAAAAATAATCATGAAGTTATAATCATCACTCCAAAAGATGATTTTGCTATCAAATTACAAGAGCTAGGCTATAAGGTTTGCTTTTATGATTTGGCTAGATCAAGCATTAATCCTTTGGTTGTTTTTAAAAATCTACTTAGTTTAAAAAATACACTTAAAAGTTTAAATTTAGATCTTTTACAAACAAGCGCACACAAAAGCAATACAACAGGTATTATAGCAGCTAAAATGGCAGGCATTAAATATACTTTTGGCTTGGTTGAGGGCTTAGGAAGTTTTTATATTGATGATGATTTTAAAAGCAAATTAGTAAGAATGAGTATTAACTTACTTTATAAAATTTCTTTTAAACTTGCCAATGGTTTTATTTTTGTCAATGAAAGCAATGCTTTATTTATGAAAAATTTAGGCTTACAAGAAGAAAAAATAAAAATCATTAAATCAGTAGGGTTAAATTTAAAACAATTTTTACCTTTAAAAATTACCACAGAAGAAAAACAAGCTTTTTTAAAAAAATATAATATGCCCGATAAACCTATTGTTTTAATGATTTCAAGAGCACTTTGGCATAAAGGTATTAAAGAATTTTATGAAGCAAGTAAAATTTTAAAAGATAAGGCAAATTTTGTTCTAGTGGGTGGAGTTGATGATAATAAATCTTGTGCTCCATTAGAATTTTTACACTCAAATGATGTTTTTTATCTAGGTGCAAGAAGCGATATTACACATTTATTAAATTTATGCGATATTTTTGTTTTACCAAGTTATAAAGAAGGCTATCCAAGAACCGTTTTAGAAGCACAAGCTTGTAAAAAAGCGTGTGTGGTAAGTGATGCTGAAGGTTGCATTGAAGCAGTGGATAATGCCATAGATGGTTTAATTTGTAAAAGCAAAGATAGTAAAGATTTAGCAGAAAAAATTGCTGTTTTATTAGAGGATGAAAAACTAAAAAATACTTTAGCACAAAATGCTTTTCTTAGGGCACAAAATTATGATGAGAATATCATAGCTTTGAAATATCTTGACTTTTATAGGGGTTTTATAAATGTATAAAAATGGTTTAAAGCGTGTTTTTGACTTTTTTTTGGCTTTGATTTTATTAGTTATTTTTTTACCCTTTATAATACTCATTGCAATTATCTTAAAAATTGTGCAAGGAAGTGTTCTTTTTAAACAAGCAAGACCGGGATTGAATGAAAAAATTTTTTATATTTATAAATTCAAAACAATGAGTGATGAAACAGATAAAAATGGAGAATTACTTCCTGATGAATTACGCCTAAAGCCTTTTGGCAAACTAGTTAGAAGTTTGAGTTTAGATGAATTACCGCAGCTTTTTAATGTACTTAAAGGTGATATGAGTTTCATAGGCCCAAGACCTTTGCTTGTAGAATACTTGCCCTTATACAACCAAGAACAAAAAAAACGCCATAATGTAAGACCTGGTATTACAGGTTGGGCACAAATTAATGGACGAAATGCTATTTCTTGGGAGCAAAAATTTAAATATGATGTAGAATATGTGCAAAATTGTTCTTTTTTATTTGATCTTAAAATATTTTTTATGACTATCATTAAAGTTTTAAAAAGAAGTGGGGTTAATAAAGAAGGAACTGCTACAACGGATAAATTCAATGGACACAACTAAAAGTATTTATATATACGGTTCTAGCGGACATGGCTTAGTCTGTGCTGATGTGGCTAAAAATTTAGGATATGAAAAAATCATTTTTTTAGATGATTATAAAGGCTTAAAATATCATTCAAATTTAGAAAAACACGATATGTTTATTGCTATTGGTGCAAATCATATTAGAGAAAAACTTTTCAAAAAAGCAAAAGAAGATGGATTTAGATTAGTAAATTTGATACACAAAAGTGCTATTATTAGTTCAAGTGCTTTTTTGGACGATGAAGGTATTTTAATTATGCCAAATGTAGTAGTTAATGCTAAAGCTAGTATAGCAAAAGGCGTGATTTTAAATACTGCTTGTGTGATTGAGCATGAGTGTTTTGTAGATGAATTTAGCCATATTAGTGTTGGAGCTAAATTAACAGGAAATGTAAAAATAGGCAAGCGTTGTTTTTTGGGAGTTAATTCAAGCGTTATTCCTTGTATAAGTGTAAATGATGATATAACCTTGGGCGCAGGAGCAGTTGTGGTTAAAAACTTAACTTCTAAAGGCATTTATACTGGAGTTCCTGCTAAGAAAATAAAGGAGGCAAAATGAGATTTTTTTTATCAGCACCACATATGAGTGGAAAAGAATTAGAATATATACACAAAGCTTTTGAAAGTAATTACATAGCACCTTTAGGTGAGTTTGTTAATGCATTAGAACAAAGCATTAAAGATTATACAAAAAGCTCTAATGCTCTTGCTCTAAATGCAGCCACTGCAGCTATTCATCTAGCTTTAAGAGTTTTGGGTATCAAAGAAGGTGATGTAGTGTTAGCTTCAAGTTTTACTTTTATAGCTTCAGTAGCACCGATTTCTTATATGAATGCTACACCTGTATTTATTGATTGTGATGAAACTTATAATTTAGATGTAAATTTATTAAAAAAAGCTATCAAAGAAAGTCCTAAAAAGCCAAAAGCTCTCATTTTAACACACCTTTATGGCAATGCTTCTAAAATGGATGAGATTGTTCAAATTTGCAAGGAAAATGAGATTTTTTTAATCGAAGATGCTGCTGAAGCTTTAGGAAGTTTTTATAAGAACAAAGCTTTAGGAACTTTTGGAGATTTTGGGATATACTCTTTTAATGGTAATAAAATCATCACAACAGGTGGTGGAGGTATGCTTGTAAGTGAAAATTATCTCAACCTTGAAAAAGCAAGATTTTATAGCACCCAAGCTAGAGAAAATTGTCTTCATTATGAGCATAAAGAATATGGTTATAATTATAGAATGAGTAATATCTTAGGTGCAATCGGCACTGCACAAATGGAAATTTTAGAAGAAAGAGTTAATAAAAAGCGTGAAATTTATAGCTGGTATAAAGAATTTTTAAGTGGAACTTTTACCTTTTTAGATGAACTTGAAAATACTAGATCAAATCGTTGGTTAAGTACTACTATACTTGATTTTGATCAAAACAAACTTAATACTTATGAAAAACATTGTATTTGTGAAAATAAAAATGTTCAAATTCAAGATAAAATTTTAAAAATTATTCAAACTTTAAAAGATAACAAAATCGAAAGTCGCCCACTTTGGAAACCTATGCATTTACAAGAGCTTTACAAAGGCTGCGATGCTTACTTAAATGGTAATAGTGAGTTTTTCTTTAGCAATGGAATTTGTCTTCCAAGTGCAACTACTATGAGTAAGGCTGATGTAGAAGAGGTTTCTACTTTAATCTTAAATACCTTAAAGGACTAAGATGGATTATAAAAGCAAACGCTTAGGTTTTTTCCTAAGTGCTGATATTTTACTTTTTGTAATAAGCATTTATTTGTCTTTTTCTTTACGCTTTAGTGCAGATATCCCAAGCAATTTTTATGAAGGTATGTTTAAAAGTGCTGTGATTTTAATCTTACTTAAAATCATTTTTCTAGCATTTTTTAGAATTTATCAAGTTGCTTGGAGATTTTTTTCACTTAATGAAGCACGCAAATTAGTCATTGCGTTAGCTTTAGCAGAACTTGTATTTTTGGCAATTTATTATTTTTATGATGATTTTTTCAACCCTTTTCCTAGAAGCGTTATAGGAATAGATTTTGTTTTATCTTGCATGCTAATTGGAAGTTTGCGTATTAGCAAAAGAATGGTGGTTGATTTTAGAAAACCAAAATACAATGACGAATATCCTTGTATAGTAGTTGGAGCTACTTCAAAGGCTTTGCATTTATTAAAAGGAGCTAAAGAAGGAAGCTTGGGACTTTTTCCTATAGCTGTAGTAGATGAGCGTAAAAACTTAATAGGCACTTATTGTGATAAATTTATAGTTGAAGAAAAAGAAGCGATTAAAAAATATACCGCTGAAGGTATTCATACTGCTATCATTGCTTTAAAACTTGAGCAAGAAGAACTTAAAAAGCTTTTTGATGAGCTAATTGCTTATGGGATTAATGATATAAAACTCTTTTCTTTTACACAAAATGAAGCTAGAGATATAAGCATTGAAGATTTACTAGCACGCAAACCAAAAGATTTAGATAATGCTTGCGTAATTGATTTTATCAAAAATAAAATAGTTTTAGTTAGTGGAGCCGGTGGAACTATAGGAAGTGAGCTTTGCAAACAATGTATCAAATTTGGCGCAAAACACTTAATCATGCTTGATCATAGTGAATATAATTTATATAAAATCAACGAAGAATTAAGCCCGTATAAAGAAAAAATTGAACCTATTATGATGAGTATTTTAGACAAAGAAGCTCTAGAAAAACTTTTACAAGAAAAAAACATAGATTTAATTTTACACGCAGCAGCTTATAAACATGTTCCTTTGTGTGAGCAAAATCCACATTCGGCTATTTTAAATAACATCATAGGTACCAAAAATTTAATCGATCTTGCAAAAACTTATAAGGTTGCTAAATTTGTTATGATAAGTACTGATAAAGCTGTAAGGCCAACTAATATCATGGGTTGTACAAAAAGAATTTGTGAGCTTTATGCGCTAAGTTCAAGTTGTGAAAATTTTGAAGTAGCTTGTGTGCGTTTTGGTAATGTTTTAGGCTCAAGTGGAAGTGTTATACCTAAATTCAAAGCCCAAATTGCTGCTAATGAGCCACTTACCCTTACTCATCCTAATATAGTGCGTTATTTTATGCTAGTAGATGAAGCTGTACAACTTGTCTTGCAAGCTGCTGCTATTGCTAAAGGTGGAGAATTATTTGTCCTTGATATGGGCGAACCAGTAAAAATTATGGATCTAGCTAAAAAAATGCTTTTACTTTCTAATAAAAAATTAGAGATAAAAATCACTGGACTTAGAAAAGGTGAAAAGCTCTATGAAGAACTTTTAATTCACGAAAATGATTTAAAAACGCAATATGAAAGTATTTTTGTAACTACTAGTGAAATTAAGGATCTAAAAATTTTAAATAAGGAAATAGAAAGATTACTTCAAAGCCCAGATCCTACAAAAGTTTTAAAGGAAATTGTACCTGAATTTAATCACAATAAAAATGGAGAATAATTAAATTCTAATTTTATTTTAAAATTGATATAATATACACTTTAATTGATTAATAAAAATAAAAATGATACAATTACATTTTAGTGTAAATTAAATAATCTAATAAAGGAAAAAAAGTGAAGTTATTGGTAGTTGATGATAGTTCTACTATGAGAAGAATAATCAAAAATACTCTTGTGAGATTAGGTCATAAAGATGTTTTAGAAGCTGAACATGGCGTTGAAGCTTGGGATTTACTTTCACA is a genomic window containing:
- a CDS encoding STT3 domain-containing protein, producing MKFQQNFTSNNSIKYTCVLILLAFAFSILCRLYWVAWASEFYEFFFNDQLMITTNDGYAFAEGARDMIAGFHQANDLSYFGSSLSTLTYWLYNILPFSFESIILYMSTFFASLIVVPIILIAREYKLTTYGFIAALLASIANSYYNRTMSGYYDTDMLVLVLPMFILLTFIRLTINKDIFTLLLSPIFIMIYLWWYPSSYSLNFAMIGLFGLYILVFHRKEKIFYLAIALMIIALSMLAWQYKLAFIVLLFAIFAFKEEKINFYMIWSLIFISILILFLSGGLDPVLYQLKFYVLKASDVQNLKDAAFVYFNVNETIMEVNTIDPEVFMQRISSSVLVFILSFIGFILLCKDHKSMLLALPMLALGFMALRAGLRFTIYAVPVMALGFGYFLYAFFNFLEKKQIKLSLKNKNILLIFITFFSIIPALLHIYYYKSSTVFTSYEASILNDLKNKAQREDYVLTWWDYGYPIRYYSDVKTLIDGGKHLGKDNFFSSFILSKEQIPAANMARLSVEYTEKSFKENYPDILKAMVKDYNQTNATNFLESLNNKDFKFDTNKTRDVYIYMPYRMLRIMPVVAQFANTNPDNGEQEKSLFFSQANAIAQDKTTGSVMLDNGVEIINDFRALKLEGATIPLKAFVDIESITNGKFYYNEIDSKAQIYLLFLREYKSFVILDESLYNSSYIQMFLLNQYDQDLFEQITNDARAKIYRLKK
- the pglA gene encoding N,N'-diacetylbacillosaminyl-diphospho-undecaprenol alpha-1,3-N-acetylgalactosaminyltransferase, translating into MKIGILTHSAMSVYYFRLALIRALEKNNHEVIIITPKDDFAIKLQELGYKVCFYDLARSSINPLVVFKNLLSLKNTLKSLNLDLLQTSAHKSNTTGIIAAKMAGIKYTFGLVEGLGSFYIDDDFKSKLVRMSINLLYKISFKLANGFIFVNESNALFMKNLGLQEEKIKIIKSVGLNLKQFLPLKITTEEKQAFLKKYNMPDKPIVLMISRALWHKGIKEFYEASKILKDKANFVLVGGVDDNKSCAPLEFLHSNDVFYLGARSDITHLLNLCDIFVLPSYKEGYPRTVLEAQACKKACVVSDAEGCIEAVDNAIDGLICKSKDSKDLAEKIAVLLEDEKLKNTLAQNAFLRAQNYDENIIALKYLDFYRGFINV
- the pglC gene encoding undecaprenyl phosphate N,N'-diacetylbacillosamine 1-phosphate transferase gives rise to the protein MYKNGLKRVFDFFLALILLVIFLPFIILIAIILKIVQGSVLFKQARPGLNEKIFYIYKFKTMSDETDKNGELLPDELRLKPFGKLVRSLSLDELPQLFNVLKGDMSFIGPRPLLVEYLPLYNQEQKKRHNVRPGITGWAQINGRNAISWEQKFKYDVEYVQNCSFLFDLKIFFMTIIKVLKRSGVNKEGTATTDKFNGHN
- the pglD gene encoding UDP-N-acetylbacillosamine N-acetyltransferase; protein product: MDTTKSIYIYGSSGHGLVCADVAKNLGYEKIIFLDDYKGLKYHSNLEKHDMFIAIGANHIREKLFKKAKEDGFRLVNLIHKSAIISSSAFLDDEGILIMPNVVVNAKASIAKGVILNTACVIEHECFVDEFSHISVGAKLTGNVKIGKRCFLGVNSSVIPCISVNDDITLGAGAVVVKNLTSKGIYTGVPAKKIKEAK
- the pglE gene encoding UDP-N-acetylbacillosamine transaminase; translation: MRFFLSAPHMSGKELEYIHKAFESNYIAPLGEFVNALEQSIKDYTKSSNALALNAATAAIHLALRVLGIKEGDVVLASSFTFIASVAPISYMNATPVFIDCDETYNLDVNLLKKAIKESPKKPKALILTHLYGNASKMDEIVQICKENEIFLIEDAAEALGSFYKNKALGTFGDFGIYSFNGNKIITTGGGGMLVSENYLNLEKARFYSTQARENCLHYEHKEYGYNYRMSNILGAIGTAQMEILEERVNKKREIYSWYKEFLSGTFTFLDELENTRSNRWLSTTILDFDQNKLNTYEKHCICENKNVQIQDKILKIIQTLKDNKIESRPLWKPMHLQELYKGCDAYLNGNSEFFFSNGICLPSATTMSKADVEEVSTLILNTLKD